tCAATTTACACCAGAATCGACTAAAAAGTacccgaaaaaaataaagactaagaaaataaaatatttttagcggAATTAGTGTTATCGAATAGTTAAAACAATCTGCGATTTTAATCATGTTTAAAAAATTAGATAAACGAATACGTTTTTTTAGAGGCGCACTCAACTCGGAGTGCCTATTGTCCTAGCTGTGAAGCTACATTTGTGAGAGTCTAATCATATTAAATGCTATATGTAGCCTTATCCGTattaatctaatttattaaataatactattattaattattattattgaatattataattattgatatgataatatatttattgcaaatttatctttgtttcattttgtaattaCTATTTCAAAGCTAATGTTCTCAACTTTGCCCTATAAAATCTGCCATTATTTGAAAATTctgatcataaaataaataatccttGTAGTTGGCATCACtgtctatttaaaatattgtaattactcATACATTAGTTCATTACTATAGTTAGTCGACACTGTTTAAATACATGATCCTAAACCCGCATATTATGATTTAATCATTGTAGTAACTCATGATTGACAAACCAAGTTTCAAGTTGTCAATAGTTTTCTTATCAATAGAGAACCTACAAATAACACAAGcacatttaacaaaaacaaatataataatcatcTTAATAGCATTTCAAAGAACACATGATCTCCACACAAATTCATTGCATTACCTAGAAACCATATCACAGACTCATTTTCACACAAAGATTTCACATTCCctaccatattattatctacaaaaaactttaaaacaatactaTAGACttctttacaattaatattagctagaaatctatataaatatgtaatacttTCATTATTTGAACTGGTTGTTAAgtattgtagaatattttttagtagTTGTTCTGAAAGTAGTTCTGTTGAAAAGGCACTGTGACATGATAGAATGAAGAGGAGTTGTGATGTTGAATTTATGTCCTGCGGTAGTGTTTGGAAGATCTTTTGAAGGTGTTCTGGcctgaaaatagaaaaaacactTTAAATATGGGATGCAGGACCCTTTTTGTAGTATATTTAAAAGGTTTGTACAAGACCACAATTAGAGGTAACCTGAGTTTGCAATGCAAGTTGATTTTGTATTGatctaaataagtttttatttttaatgtctgcATTTTCATACATGTCAATCATATTTATCACTGTATAAACTATACTAGTTTTAATGTAGTGTTAATTCCACAAAAATAATAGgtttttagttaaattataaattcagCTTACTGAAGTTGATGGTAATGATAAATAATGGATATAGTAATGCTACCATTAGCATTTATTTTCCATGTTATACAAATACTTGCCTGAGATCATCTTTCAACTGATAAGCAAATCTAACAAGAGCATACAGCACAGCATCTCTCATCTCTTCATTGCTATTGTCTAGTAATTCAATCAGCTTGGCCATGGCACCCTGTGCTATTAACATTTCACATGCTTTAGGACCTGAGCCTGCTAAGTTACCGAGGGTCCATGCACTGGTCACCTGAAATTGATAcagaaatgtattttgtaaataaattttgtatttgtctCTATACAAATTTGTCTGGGTCAAAAATGTGGAAAAGAAACcacctattaaaaataataatcatggtGCTATTGTTGTTGctttaagattttaattaatagatcTTCAAGATAAATTAGTTCCCtgaatctaatattttttataatcagcTTAGTGGATTGAAGTAAACTCCTCTGATTACTACAGTAATATTTAGTTTACTTACGGCCAACTCAGTAGTGAGATTATCAAGTGCAGTAACAAGGTATGGACCAGCTGCTTTCACAACTGCTATTCCAGCTCTAGAGTCACCCAGAGCAAGATTACAGCAACAACCAGCTGCTGCACATTGTTTGTTTACTTCATGGCCTGAAAAGTAGgtgcaatatttattaattacattggAAAATAGCTAATTATTTAAACTGT
This genomic stretch from Anticarsia gemmatalis isolate Benzon Research Colony breed Stoneville strain chromosome 13, ilAntGemm2 primary, whole genome shotgun sequence harbors:
- the LOC142977563 gene encoding uncharacterized protein LOC142977563, with protein sequence MSEEPIETIRETSRYSLVLNRRKVRDEEADTRRAMKNLNISSDTVQNIANKLKTKSSVNISELQTLKNALIDDVNNIEVVLNTHGALRGLVREMTGHEVNKQCAAAGCCCNLALGDSRAGIAVVKAAGPYLVTALDNLTTELAVTSAWTLGNLAGSGPKACEMLIAQGAMAKLIELLDNSNEEMRDAVLYALVRFAYQLKDDLRPEHLQKIFQTLPQDINSTSQLLFILSCHSAFSTELLSEQLLKNILQYLTTSSNNESITYLYRFLANINCKEVYSIVLKFFVDNNMVGNVKSLCENESVIWFLGNAMNLCGDHVFFEMLLR